A genomic region of Miscanthus floridulus cultivar M001 chromosome 3, ASM1932011v1, whole genome shotgun sequence contains the following coding sequences:
- the LOC136544111 gene encoding uncharacterized protein: MAAMFTIDFHPTYVLFDSGASHSFMSMGFALRKNISLMAISIAYRISTLGAQLCVNTRMDTVGLVLATHTYHLQFMVLLGQGIDAILRMNWLCVYGVVLDLKQRVVELWLPASEGRMSLLMPSDLALPIAAHVEASPNLASISVVCVFLDVFPEDLPGLPLDRDVEFSIELEPSTAPISRCLYRMASKKLADS, from the coding sequence atggccgctatgtttaccattgatttccATCcaacttatgtgttgtttgattctggtgcatcacattcattcatgagcatggggtttgcactgAGGAaaaatatatctcttatggctatatctattgcctatagaatcagtactttaGGTGCACAGTTGTGTGTTAATACTCGGATGGACACCGTTGgtttagtgctagccactcacacttaccatctTCAATTCATGGTGCTgcttgggcaaggcattgatgcaattctaagaatgaactggttgtgtgtatatggggtagttttggatctaaagcagagagttgttgagttatggcttcctgcTTCTGAGggtaggatgtctcttcttatgccctcagatctagccttacctattgctgctcatgttgaagcttctcctaaTCTTGCCTCTATTTCTGTGGTATGTGTGTTcctggatgtctttcctgaagatctacctgggttgccattagatagagatgtggagttctccattgagttagaacctagcactgctcctatctcccggtGCCTGTACCGCATGGCCTCGAAGAAATTGGCAGACAGTTAG